The following are encoded in a window of Mycobacterium sp. ELW1 genomic DNA:
- a CDS encoding ABC transporter permease — MTETTDSARSGVKPEEFASRRTLVLRRFARNRGAMASLVILIVLFIGCYALPPLLPWSYTDLDFYALQDPPSTDHWFGTNALGQDLFAQILRGMQKSMLIGVCVAVISTGIAATVGSIAGYFGGWRDRTLMWLVDLLLVVPSFILIAILTPITKSSANVILLIVLLAGFSWMVSSRMVRGLTMSLREREFVQAARYMGVPSRRIITRHIIPNVASILIIDAALNVAVAILAETGLSFLGFGIQPPDISLGTLIADGTQSATTFPWVFLFPAGVLVLILVCANLTGDGLRDALDPGSATLRRGRKKKTKP, encoded by the coding sequence GTGACCGAGACGACCGACAGCGCCCGCTCGGGGGTCAAGCCCGAGGAATTCGCCTCGCGGCGCACCCTGGTGCTGCGCCGCTTCGCCCGCAATCGGGGCGCGATGGCCTCGTTGGTGATCCTGATCGTGCTGTTCATCGGCTGCTACGCCCTGCCGCCGCTGTTGCCTTGGTCCTACACCGATCTCGACTTCTATGCGCTGCAGGACCCGCCCAGCACCGACCACTGGTTCGGCACCAACGCGTTGGGTCAGGACCTGTTCGCCCAGATCCTGCGCGGTATGCAGAAGTCGATGCTCATCGGCGTGTGCGTGGCGGTGATCTCGACCGGGATCGCCGCGACGGTCGGCTCCATCGCGGGTTACTTCGGCGGTTGGCGCGACCGGACGCTGATGTGGTTGGTGGACCTGCTGCTGGTTGTGCCGTCGTTCATCCTGATCGCGATCCTCACGCCGATCACCAAGAGCTCGGCCAACGTCATTTTGCTGATCGTGCTGCTGGCCGGGTTCAGCTGGATGGTGAGCTCGCGCATGGTGCGAGGCCTCACGATGAGCCTGCGGGAGCGCGAATTCGTCCAAGCCGCACGGTATATGGGCGTCCCGAGCCGGCGCATCATCACCCGGCACATCATCCCGAATGTGGCCTCGATCCTGATCATCGATGCCGCACTCAACGTCGCGGTGGCGATCCTCGCCGAAACCGGGTTGAGCTTCCTGGGTTTCGGAATCCAGCCGCCCGACATCTCGCTCGGCACGCTGATCGCCGACGGCACACAGTCGGCGACGACATTCCCGTGGGTGTTCTTATTCCCCGCCGGTGTTCTGGTGCTGATCCTGGTGTGCGCCAACCTCACCGGTGACGGGCTGCGCGACGCGCTGGACCCCGGCAGCGCCACACTGCGCCGAGGCCGTAAGAAGAAGACGAAGCCATGA
- a CDS encoding alpha/beta fold hydrolase yields the protein MTLNEKRRRAHDKLAALPGVRPIRRPVTAAGSDEFDLYYVRTGRKTKHPLVIIPGGPGAASIALYRGLRRRAAAEGLDVIMIEHRGIGMSRHDDNGADLPPEALTIEQVVDDVAAVLDDAQVDSAVIYGTSYGTYIAAGVGVRHPSRVFAMVLDSPLLAGDDIEVVRQTVRSVLWHGRESDTQELADKVRRLADEGVMTPAGAQLAATVYGFGGAQLLDRQLDLLLAGRNLVWTVMGHFGDLMVNRKAPYRNESDLVGRIGYRELNYAADPDGLPLDPAVAMHEFAAGEATRFEAEPFDLVAEMPKFTWPTVVVSGGRDLITPPAVADRIAELIPGSVLVRLPTTGHSVLDTKERAALRIAEAAAIGRIDTLRTQEAALDAMPNVPAVRLMVSALAVAARVEAVLPAAVPRVVTRTLPKPVTS from the coding sequence ATGACTCTGAACGAGAAGCGCCGCCGCGCCCACGACAAACTCGCCGCGCTACCCGGGGTTCGGCCGATCCGCCGCCCGGTCACAGCGGCCGGATCCGACGAATTCGACCTGTACTACGTGCGCACCGGCCGCAAGACCAAGCATCCGCTGGTCATCATCCCCGGTGGGCCGGGTGCGGCGTCGATCGCGCTCTACCGGGGCCTGCGCCGCCGGGCCGCCGCCGAGGGTCTCGACGTGATCATGATCGAACACCGGGGCATCGGGATGTCGCGGCACGACGACAACGGCGCCGACCTGCCGCCCGAGGCGTTGACCATCGAGCAGGTGGTCGACGACGTCGCCGCGGTGCTCGATGACGCCCAGGTGGACAGCGCTGTCATCTACGGCACGTCCTACGGCACGTATATCGCCGCGGGGGTCGGGGTGCGCCACCCGTCTCGGGTGTTCGCGATGGTCTTGGATTCGCCGCTGCTGGCCGGTGACGACATCGAGGTGGTTCGCCAGACCGTGCGCAGCGTGCTGTGGCACGGCCGGGAGTCCGACACCCAGGAACTGGCGGACAAGGTCCGCCGGCTGGCCGATGAGGGCGTGATGACCCCGGCCGGGGCGCAGCTCGCCGCCACCGTGTACGGCTTCGGTGGTGCGCAGCTGCTGGACCGGCAGTTGGACCTGCTGCTGGCCGGCCGCAACCTGGTCTGGACTGTCATGGGGCACTTCGGGGATTTGATGGTGAACCGAAAAGCGCCGTACCGCAACGAGAGCGACCTGGTCGGACGGATCGGCTATCGCGAGCTCAACTACGCGGCCGATCCGGACGGTCTGCCGCTGGACCCGGCTGTGGCCATGCACGAGTTCGCCGCCGGCGAGGCGACGCGGTTCGAGGCTGAGCCGTTCGACCTGGTTGCGGAGATGCCGAAGTTCACCTGGCCCACCGTGGTGGTCTCCGGCGGGCGCGACCTGATCACGCCGCCCGCGGTTGCCGATCGCATCGCCGAGCTGATTCCCGGCTCTGTGTTGGTGCGATTACCGACCACCGGTCACAGTGTGCTCGACACCAAGGAGCGGGCTGCGCTGCGGATCGCCGAGGCGGCAGCCATCGGCCGGATCGACACTCTGCGGACACAGGAGGCGGCGCTCGACGCGATGCCGAACGTGCCTGCGGTGCGGCTGATGGTGTCGGCGTTGGCTGTGGCGGCCCGGGTCGAGGCGGTGCTACCCGCAGCGGTCCCGCGCGTGGTGACCCGGACTCTTCCCAAGCCTGTTACTTCGTGA
- a CDS encoding wax ester/triacylglycerol synthase domain-containing protein has translation MTEFMRNTDAFTWSMEADPRLRSTVVTVILLDRTPDWDLVRERFDLVSRELPMFRQRVVNSPPPTPPRWEYAPDFDLDYHMRRVSAPEPGNLDGVLEMARLAAMSDFDRARPMWEVTLIEGLDDGAAAVLCKFHHALTDGVGGVQIAMRLFDLSEDAQGVETMPAAPAVPARQPLAEYGDALRYDAGVIGTLLSESVKIAPRLLFNIIRRPRHTVESAGELAASVYRTIRPVNKPGSALMKDRTLVRRLSVLDVPMPRLREAAHRSGGALNDAFVAGVAGGLRRYHDKHGVGVFDLHLTMPINLRTEDDETGGNRITLMRFDVHAGITDPARRIRSIHECTGRVRNEKSIPYTQLIAGALNAMPRWYIGSILRNVDFLCSDVPGVPVPVYLGGARVRKQYAFGPTVGAAVNVTLLTYVDTCALGIDVDAGAIPDFDVFYDCLAAGFDEILELAD, from the coding sequence ATGACCGAATTCATGCGCAATACAGACGCGTTCACCTGGTCGATGGAAGCCGATCCGCGGCTGAGATCCACGGTGGTGACGGTGATACTTCTCGACCGGACCCCGGATTGGGATCTGGTGCGGGAGCGGTTCGATCTGGTCAGCCGCGAACTACCGATGTTCCGTCAGCGAGTGGTGAACTCACCGCCGCCGACTCCGCCGCGCTGGGAGTATGCCCCCGACTTCGATCTGGACTATCACATGCGCCGGGTATCGGCGCCGGAGCCGGGGAATCTGGACGGTGTGCTCGAGATGGCCCGGCTGGCCGCGATGTCTGACTTCGACCGGGCCCGGCCGATGTGGGAGGTCACTCTGATCGAGGGCCTCGACGACGGCGCTGCTGCCGTGTTGTGCAAATTCCACCATGCATTGACCGATGGCGTCGGTGGCGTTCAGATCGCGATGCGGCTCTTCGATCTGAGCGAGGATGCTCAGGGCGTCGAGACGATGCCCGCGGCGCCGGCCGTTCCTGCGCGCCAACCCCTGGCGGAGTACGGCGATGCCCTGCGCTACGACGCCGGCGTGATCGGCACTCTGCTCAGCGAGTCGGTCAAGATCGCTCCGAGGTTGTTGTTCAACATCATTCGACGTCCCCGGCACACCGTCGAGTCCGCGGGCGAACTGGCCGCGTCGGTGTATCGGACGATTCGCCCGGTGAACAAACCGGGCTCTGCGCTGATGAAAGACCGGACACTGGTTCGCAGGCTCAGCGTGCTCGACGTTCCGATGCCGCGACTGCGCGAAGCCGCCCACCGCAGCGGTGGCGCACTCAACGACGCGTTCGTCGCAGGGGTGGCCGGCGGCCTGCGCCGCTACCACGACAAACACGGTGTCGGCGTCTTCGACCTGCATCTGACGATGCCGATCAACCTACGCACCGAAGACGACGAGACCGGCGGTAACCGGATCACCTTGATGCGGTTCGACGTTCACGCCGGGATCACCGATCCGGCGCGACGCATCAGGAGCATTCACGAGTGCACCGGTCGGGTGCGTAACGAAAAGTCGATTCCGTACACGCAATTGATCGCCGGTGCCCTCAACGCGATGCCGCGCTGGTACATCGGATCGATCCTGCGCAACGTCGACTTCCTGTGCAGTGACGTCCCGGGGGTTCCGGTGCCCGTCTATCTCGGCGGCGCGCGGGTGCGCAAGCAATACGCCTTCGGCCCGACCGTGGGTGCGGCGGTCAACGTGACCTTGCTGACCTACGTCGATACCTGTGCACTCGGCATCGACGTCGACGCGGGCGCTATCCCGGACTTCGACGTGTTCTACGACTGTCTGGCAGCGGGATTCGACGAAATTCTGGAGTTGGCGGACTGA
- a CDS encoding LLM class flavin-dependent oxidoreductase: MTRQLHLGGFQIASQVTHSHAAWRHPASDTGFLTPEYYHRIGRILERGKFDFLFFADLLAAPVRFGDGIAEPLRRGTQATATLDPSIVAASIAAVTSRLGLAITKSATYFHPYELARIFASLDHITRGRVAWNIVTSLTQGEAQNFGHDEHLGHEFRYERADEFVRTTLELWSSWEPDALVLDKESGVFADPDRIRHVDHNGRYFRSRGPLNVPHSPQGRPVLIQAGSSSTGRDFAARWAEAIFEIDPTPEGRRAYYDDIKSRAVNFGRDPDTVLIFPAFIPFIGETESIAREKQAYHNELADPISGLITLSVHTDHDFSGYDLDAPVEDVQVSGTQGLFDAVRRVANRDSLTLRDVGAWYAQGVLLPQFVGTAAQVADQIEESFTAGEADGFMVSSATTPGTFNDFVDSVVPELQRRGLFRTEYTGTTLREHLGLGDVAAWNVGARGVPLPAAG, from the coding sequence ATGACCCGGCAACTGCACCTCGGCGGCTTCCAGATCGCCTCCCAGGTCACCCACTCACACGCCGCCTGGCGGCATCCGGCCAGCGACACCGGCTTCCTCACCCCGGAGTACTACCACCGCATCGGGCGCATCCTGGAGCGCGGAAAGTTCGACTTCCTGTTCTTCGCCGACCTGCTGGCCGCGCCGGTCCGGTTCGGTGACGGAATCGCCGAACCCCTGCGGCGCGGCACTCAAGCCACTGCCACCCTGGACCCGTCGATCGTGGCCGCCAGTATCGCGGCCGTCACGTCGCGGCTGGGACTGGCAATCACCAAATCCGCCACCTATTTTCATCCGTACGAGCTGGCGCGGATCTTCGCGAGCCTCGATCACATCACCCGCGGACGCGTGGCGTGGAACATCGTGACATCGCTGACCCAAGGAGAGGCGCAGAACTTCGGCCACGACGAGCACCTCGGTCACGAGTTCCGGTACGAGCGTGCCGACGAGTTCGTCCGGACGACCCTCGAGCTGTGGTCGAGTTGGGAACCCGACGCACTGGTCCTGGACAAAGAGTCCGGGGTGTTCGCCGACCCCGACCGGATCAGGCATGTCGACCACAACGGCCGCTACTTCCGATCCCGCGGGCCGCTGAATGTTCCGCATTCCCCGCAGGGCAGGCCGGTGTTGATCCAGGCCGGGTCGTCGAGCACCGGCAGGGACTTCGCGGCCCGCTGGGCTGAGGCGATCTTCGAGATCGACCCCACCCCGGAGGGCCGGCGCGCCTACTACGACGACATCAAGTCGCGGGCGGTGAACTTCGGCCGCGATCCCGACACGGTGCTGATCTTCCCGGCGTTCATCCCGTTCATCGGGGAGACCGAATCCATCGCTCGCGAGAAGCAGGCCTATCACAACGAACTCGCCGACCCGATCTCCGGGCTGATCACACTGAGCGTCCACACCGACCACGACTTCTCCGGCTACGACCTGGACGCGCCGGTCGAAGACGTCCAAGTCAGCGGCACCCAAGGGCTTTTCGACGCGGTGCGCCGGGTGGCCAACCGGGACAGCCTGACGTTGCGCGACGTCGGCGCCTGGTACGCGCAGGGGGTGTTGTTGCCGCAGTTCGTCGGGACGGCGGCGCAGGTTGCCGACCAGATCGAGGAATCGTTCACTGCCGGGGAGGCCGACGGCTTCATGGTGTCGTCGGCGACAACGCCCGGCACTTTCAACGACTTCGTCGACTCGGTCGTCCCCGAGCTGCAGCGGCGCGGGTTGTTCCGCACCGAGTACACCGGCACGACGCTGCGCGAGCACCTGGGGCTCGGCGACGTCGCCGCTTGGAACGTGGGTGCGCGGGGAGTGCCATTGCCCGCGGCAGGCTGA
- a CDS encoding acyl-CoA dehydrogenase family protein — MTTVQPVHRILPGTAEFDDLLTQIRSGAQDRDLNDENPFDQVNALKQAGFGSLRLPTELSGSNFSVRQLFSTVIDVAAADPIVAHIFRTHFWFVEERLRTLSEPRSRQWLAKVADGYIVGNAFSEKGANAVGSLVFNTRLLPVPGGYRLTGEKYYSTGTLFADYLTVTATTDHDSVATVIVPADRDGVRLVDDWDGFGQRRTGTGTTVFTSVDVAPDEVLADTPYDAEPVPTVQYAALQLYIHAVVAGVLQSIVDDGAELLRSRTRSFSHALTERPVDDPLYQRQLGELASTAYIARAAVLDAASAIEAATDSVQDGVPDADLASEAQLKVAKVKVHLDEVALDAATRLLELGGASAASRQRNLDRHWRNIRTITLHNPVAYKARVVGQNLLHGTPIPANAYF; from the coding sequence ATGACCACAGTGCAGCCTGTCCACCGCATCCTGCCCGGCACAGCGGAGTTCGATGATCTGCTGACCCAGATCCGATCCGGCGCCCAGGACCGAGACCTCAACGACGAGAACCCCTTTGACCAAGTCAACGCGCTCAAGCAGGCCGGGTTCGGCAGCCTGCGACTACCGACCGAGCTGAGCGGATCGAATTTCAGTGTCCGTCAATTGTTTTCGACCGTGATCGATGTCGCTGCAGCGGATCCGATTGTGGCTCATATCTTCCGGACCCACTTCTGGTTCGTGGAAGAACGCCTCAGGACCCTCTCCGAACCCCGGTCGCGGCAGTGGCTGGCCAAGGTCGCCGACGGCTACATCGTGGGCAACGCCTTCAGCGAGAAGGGGGCGAACGCAGTCGGCAGCCTGGTGTTCAACACCCGGCTGCTGCCCGTACCCGGCGGCTATCGGCTGACCGGCGAGAAGTACTACAGCACCGGGACGCTGTTCGCCGACTATCTGACCGTGACCGCGACCACCGACCACGACTCGGTGGCCACCGTGATCGTGCCCGCCGACCGGGACGGGGTACGGCTGGTCGACGACTGGGACGGCTTCGGCCAGCGCCGGACCGGTACCGGGACCACCGTGTTCACCAGCGTCGACGTCGCACCCGACGAGGTTCTGGCCGACACGCCGTACGACGCCGAGCCGGTGCCGACGGTGCAGTACGCGGCGCTGCAGCTGTATATCCACGCCGTCGTCGCCGGTGTGCTGCAGTCGATCGTCGACGACGGCGCCGAGCTGCTGCGCTCGCGCACCCGCAGCTTCAGCCACGCACTGACCGAGCGTCCGGTCGACGATCCGCTGTATCAGCGTCAGCTCGGCGAGCTGGCCAGCACCGCCTACATCGCGCGGGCGGCCGTGCTGGACGCGGCGTCGGCCATCGAGGCGGCGACGGACTCGGTGCAAGACGGCGTGCCCGACGCCGACCTGGCGTCCGAGGCGCAGCTCAAGGTCGCGAAGGTGAAGGTCCACCTCGACGAGGTCGCGCTGGACGCGGCCACCCGGCTGCTCGAGCTCGGCGGGGCCAGCGCGGCCAGCCGTCAGCGCAATCTGGACCGGCACTGGCGCAACATCCGCACCATCACCCTGCACAACCCGGTTGCGTACAAGGCTCGGGTCGTCGGGCAGAACCTGTTACACGGCACGCCGATCCCGGCCAACGCCTACTTCTGA
- a CDS encoding ABC transporter ATP-binding protein, with protein MSEALLEVTDLAVSFPTDGDDLTAVRGLTYQVRPGEVVAMVGESGSGKSAAAMAVIGLLPEYATVSGSVRLSGQELLGLSDGEMSKIRGRRIGTVFQDPMSALTPVYTVGDQIAEAITVHHRDVGKQEARKRAVDLLELVGIAQPERRARAFPHELSGGERQRVVIAIAIANDPDLLICDEPTTALDVTVQAQILEVLKTARDVTGAGVLIITHDLGVVAEFADRALVMYAGRPVEVASVDDLYRDRRMPYTAGLLGSVPRLDSPQGTRLVPIPGAPPSLVDMPPGCPFAPRCPLAVDECRAAEPALVTIDPASADHLAACIRTDEVTGRTAEQIYGVSTQPVTVDDPADPAPVITVRDLVKTYRLTKGVVFRRTIGEVRAVDGLSFDLLRGQTLGIVGESGSGKSTTLHQILDLAAPESGSIEVLGNDVATLTSSRRRELRRDLQVVFQDPVASLDPRLPVFELLAEPLRANGFDKTSSDTRVAELLEIVGLRRADASRYPGEFSGGQKQRIGIARALALQPKILALDEPVSALDVSIQAGIINLLLDLQREFELSYLFVSHDLSVVKHLAHRVVVMYRGAMVEYGDADDIFANPQHDYTRKLLAAIPQPDPTRR; from the coding sequence ATGAGCGAGGCCCTGCTAGAGGTCACCGACCTCGCCGTCAGCTTCCCCACCGACGGCGACGACCTGACTGCGGTGCGCGGGCTGACCTATCAGGTGCGTCCCGGCGAGGTCGTCGCAATGGTCGGCGAATCCGGGTCGGGCAAGTCCGCGGCGGCCATGGCCGTCATCGGCCTGCTGCCCGAGTACGCCACGGTGTCGGGCTCGGTGCGGCTGTCCGGCCAGGAACTGCTCGGCCTGTCCGACGGCGAGATGTCGAAGATCCGGGGGCGGCGCATCGGAACGGTGTTCCAGGATCCGATGTCGGCGCTGACCCCGGTCTACACCGTCGGCGACCAGATCGCCGAGGCCATCACCGTGCACCACCGGGACGTCGGCAAGCAGGAGGCCCGCAAGCGTGCCGTCGACCTGCTCGAGCTGGTCGGCATCGCCCAGCCTGAGCGACGGGCCCGCGCCTTTCCCCATGAGCTGTCCGGCGGTGAGCGCCAGCGCGTGGTCATCGCGATCGCGATCGCCAACGATCCGGACCTGTTGATCTGCGACGAGCCGACGACTGCGCTCGACGTGACCGTTCAGGCCCAGATCCTCGAGGTACTCAAGACCGCCCGCGACGTCACCGGTGCCGGTGTGCTGATCATCACCCACGATCTGGGCGTGGTCGCGGAGTTCGCCGACCGGGCTCTGGTGATGTACGCCGGGCGGCCCGTCGAGGTCGCCTCGGTGGACGACCTGTATCGCGACCGTCGAATGCCCTACACCGCAGGATTATTGGGCTCCGTGCCGCGCCTGGATTCGCCGCAGGGAACGCGACTGGTGCCAATTCCCGGGGCACCGCCCTCGCTGGTGGATATGCCACCCGGCTGCCCGTTCGCCCCGCGCTGCCCGCTGGCCGTCGACGAGTGCCGCGCTGCGGAACCGGCACTGGTGACCATCGACCCGGCATCCGCAGACCACCTGGCGGCGTGCATCCGCACCGACGAGGTCACCGGCCGCACGGCCGAGCAGATCTATGGCGTGTCCACCCAGCCGGTGACCGTCGACGACCCCGCGGATCCGGCTCCGGTGATCACGGTGCGGGACCTGGTGAAGACCTACCGGCTGACCAAGGGCGTGGTGTTCCGCCGCACCATCGGCGAGGTTCGCGCCGTCGACGGCCTCAGCTTCGATCTGCTGCGCGGGCAGACTCTGGGCATCGTCGGCGAATCCGGCTCCGGCAAATCCACCACACTGCACCAGATCCTCGACCTGGCGGCGCCGGAGTCCGGCTCCATCGAGGTGCTCGGCAACGACGTCGCCACCCTGACGAGCTCGCGCCGCCGGGAACTGCGCCGCGATCTGCAGGTGGTGTTCCAGGATCCGGTGGCATCCCTGGACCCCCGGCTGCCGGTATTCGAACTGCTGGCTGAACCGTTGCGCGCCAACGGTTTCGACAAGACCAGTAGCGACACACGGGTCGCCGAACTACTCGAGATCGTCGGCCTGCGCCGAGCCGACGCCAGCCGCTACCCCGGTGAGTTCTCCGGCGGCCAGAAGCAGCGGATCGGCATCGCCCGGGCATTGGCGCTACAGCCCAAGATCCTGGCGCTCGACGAACCGGTGTCGGCGCTGGATGTGTCCATCCAGGCCGGCATCATCAACCTGCTGCTGGACCTGCAGCGCGAGTTCGAATTGTCGTATCTGTTCGTCTCGCACGACCTGTCGGTGGTCAAGCACCTCGCCCATCGCGTCGTCGTGATGTACCGGGGCGCGATGGTGGAGTACGGCGACGCCGACGACATCTTCGCCAACCCGCAGCACGACTACACCAGAAAGTTGCTGGCCGCTATCCCGCAACCGGATCCCACTCGCCGTTAG
- a CDS encoding ABC transporter permease: MTRFLARRLLNYVVLLALASFLTFTLTSLTFAPLNSLMQRNPRPPQAVIDAKAAELDLDKPIPLRYAHWVAGAVRGDFGTTVTGQPVSDELGRRIGVSLRLLVIGSVLGTVIGVVVGAWGAIRQYRLSDRVITLLSLLVISTPTFVIANLAILAALRVNSILGVHIFEYIGETSPDAVGGSWNQFVDRMQHLILPSITLALGAIAGYSRYQRNAMLDVLGQDFIRTARAKGLTRRRALFKHGLRTALIPMATLFAYGVAGLVTGAVFVEKIFGWHGMGEWVVQGIATQDTNIVAAITVFSGAVVLLAGLLSDVIYAMLDPRVRVT; encoded by the coding sequence ATGACGCGTTTTCTGGCGCGTCGGCTACTCAACTATGTGGTGCTGCTGGCCCTGGCGTCGTTCCTCACGTTCACGCTGACGTCGTTGACGTTCGCGCCGTTGAACAGTCTGATGCAACGCAATCCGCGTCCGCCGCAGGCGGTGATCGATGCCAAAGCCGCCGAACTCGATCTCGATAAGCCGATCCCGCTGCGCTACGCCCACTGGGTGGCCGGCGCGGTGCGCGGTGATTTCGGGACGACCGTGACCGGTCAGCCGGTGTCCGACGAACTGGGCCGCCGCATCGGGGTCAGCCTGCGACTACTGGTGATCGGCTCGGTGCTGGGCACCGTGATCGGCGTCGTGGTCGGCGCGTGGGGGGCGATTCGGCAATACCGATTGTCGGATCGGGTGATCACTCTGCTGTCGCTATTGGTGATCAGCACACCGACGTTCGTCATCGCCAACTTGGCGATCCTGGCCGCACTGCGGGTGAATTCGATTCTCGGAGTGCACATTTTCGAATACATCGGGGAGACCTCCCCGGACGCCGTCGGCGGTTCCTGGAATCAGTTCGTCGACCGGATGCAGCACTTGATCCTGCCCTCGATCACGCTGGCACTGGGCGCGATCGCGGGTTATAGCCGCTACCAACGTAATGCGATGCTCGACGTGCTGGGCCAGGACTTCATCCGCACCGCGCGGGCCAAAGGCCTCACCCGGCGCAGGGCGTTGTTCAAACACGGGCTGCGGACCGCACTGATCCCGATGGCAACGCTGTTCGCCTACGGCGTCGCGGGTTTGGTCACCGGGGCGGTGTTCGTGGAGAAGATCTTCGGCTGGCACGGCATGGGCGAGTGGGTGGTTCAGGGCATCGCAACCCAGGACACGAACATCGTCGCGGCGATCACGGTGTTCTCCGGTGCGGTAGTGCTTCTGGCCGGGCTGCTGTCCGATGTCATCTACGCGATGCTCGATCCCCGGGTGAGGGTGACGTGA
- a CDS encoding ABC transporter family substrate-binding protein codes for MTRSIRRSAGRIAVLAVVASLVVAGCSGSKRDVPSAGGNAELGSTSDINPQDPATLRNGGNLRLALSSFPSNWNTLNIDGNEADTGGILRPTMPRAFVIAADGSMKVNNDYFTSVELTGTDPQVVTYTINPKAVWSDGTPITWEDIASQINATSGKDKAFAIASPNGSDRVASVTKGVDDRQAVITFAKHYAEWRGMFAGNTMLLPKAMTANPDVFNKGQLNGPGPSAGPFLISSLDRTAQRIVLTRNPKWWGTPPLLDSFTFLVLDDAARLPALQNNTIDATGLGSLDELTIARRTAGISIRRSPGLSWYHFTFNGAPGSILSDKALRLAVSKGIDRQAIADVTQRGLVDKPVPLNNHIYVAGQKGYQDNSEVVAFNPEKAKQELDALGWKLNGQFREKDGKQLVIRDVLYDAQTTRQVALVAQNSLAQIGVNLQIDAKPGNGFFTNHIIPGDFDIAQFSWVGDAFALCCLNQIYTTGAESNFGKISSPDIDAKVELVLNELDPDKARGLANEVDKLIFGEGFSLPLFQSAGNVAVRSNLANYGPAGLGDLNYTAIGFTK; via the coding sequence GTGACCCGATCGATCCGCCGGAGCGCCGGCCGAATTGCAGTGCTGGCAGTCGTGGCAAGTCTGGTGGTGGCGGGCTGCTCAGGCAGCAAGCGCGACGTCCCGTCCGCGGGCGGCAACGCCGAGCTGGGCTCGACCAGCGATATCAATCCACAAGACCCGGCCACGCTGCGCAACGGCGGCAACCTGCGACTGGCGTTGTCGTCGTTCCCGTCGAACTGGAACACCCTGAACATCGACGGCAACGAGGCCGACACCGGCGGGATTCTGCGGCCTACCATGCCACGTGCGTTCGTCATCGCCGCCGACGGTTCGATGAAGGTCAACAACGACTACTTCACCAGCGTCGAACTCACGGGCACCGACCCGCAGGTTGTCACCTACACGATCAACCCGAAAGCCGTCTGGTCCGATGGCACCCCTATCACCTGGGAGGACATCGCCTCTCAGATCAACGCCACCAGTGGTAAGGACAAGGCCTTCGCGATCGCTTCGCCCAACGGCAGCGATCGGGTCGCATCGGTCACGAAGGGTGTCGATGACCGCCAGGCCGTCATCACCTTCGCCAAGCACTACGCCGAATGGCGCGGGATGTTCGCGGGCAACACCATGCTGCTGCCCAAGGCCATGACCGCCAACCCTGACGTGTTCAACAAGGGACAACTCAACGGCCCCGGACCGTCGGCAGGCCCGTTCCTGATCTCGTCGCTGGATCGCACCGCCCAGCGCATCGTGCTGACCCGCAACCCGAAGTGGTGGGGCACTCCCCCGCTGCTCGACTCGTTCACCTTCCTGGTGCTCGACGATGCGGCGAGACTCCCTGCGCTGCAGAACAACACGATCGATGCCACCGGCCTGGGCTCCCTGGACGAACTGACGATCGCCCGGCGTACCGCAGGCATCTCGATCCGGCGGTCGCCGGGGCTGAGCTGGTATCACTTCACCTTCAACGGCGCACCCGGCTCGATCTTGTCGGACAAGGCGCTGCGGCTGGCCGTTTCCAAGGGCATCGACCGGCAGGCGATCGCCGATGTGACACAACGCGGTTTGGTCGACAAGCCCGTTCCGTTGAACAACCATATCTACGTGGCGGGCCAGAAGGGCTACCAGGACAACAGTGAAGTGGTGGCCTTCAACCCGGAGAAGGCAAAACAAGAACTCGATGCTCTCGGCTGGAAGCTCAACGGGCAGTTCCGGGAGAAGGATGGCAAACAGCTGGTCATTCGCGACGTCCTCTATGACGCGCAGACCACGAGGCAGGTAGCGCTCGTCGCGCAGAACAGCCTGGCCCAGATCGGGGTGAACCTGCAGATCGATGCCAAGCCCGGTAACGGGTTCTTCACCAACCACATCATCCCGGGCGATTTCGATATCGCCCAATTCTCCTGGGTGGGTGACGCTTTCGCGCTGTGCTGCCTGAATCAGATCTACACCACCGGAGCCGAGAGCAACTTCGGCAAGATCAGCAGCCCCGACATCGACGCCAAGGTCGAGTTGGTGCTCAACGAACTCGACCCGGACAAGGCGCGCGGCCTGGCCAACGAGGTGGACAAACTGATCTTCGGCGAGGGATTCAGCCTGCCGCTGTTCCAGTCAGCGGGCAATGTCGCGGTGCGCAGCAACCTGGCCAACTACGGGCCGGCGGGCTTGGGTGACTTGAATTACACCGCAATCGGATTCACGAAGTAA